The nucleotide window TGGGTGGCGGGAGTGTTCGCCTGGCGCGGGACAGTGGTGCCGGTGATCGACCTGTGCAGCCTGGCCTTTGGCCAACGTGCCGAAGCCCGTACCAGTACGCGGTTGGTGCTGGTGCATTACCGGCCCGACGAGCACCTGCCGGGGCAGGTGCTGGGGTTGATCCTGGAGCAGGCCACCGACACGTTGCGCTGCGATCCGCTGGAGTTCCAGCCTTATGGCCTGGACAACCGGCAGGCGCCGTACCTGGGCCCGGTGCGCGAAGATGCCCAAGGGCTGCTGCAATGGGTGCGGGTCAATGACCTGCTCGACGAATCGGTCCGCGCCTTGCTGTTTCCCACGCCGCCGTTGAGCCTCGATGGCGTTGAGGCAGGGCCATGAACAGCGACCAGCGTTTTTTCGATTTCCTCAAGGAGCGCATCGGTCTGGATGTCACCTCCGTCGGCACCGCCATCATCGAACGCGCCGTGCGCCAGCGCATCATCGCCGTACCTGGGCGAACCGCCGATGAGTATTGGCACAGCCTGCAGGCATCGACCCAGGAGCAGCAAGCGCTGATCGAAGCGGTGATTGTCCCGGAGACCTGGTTCTTCCGCTACCCGGAGTCCTTCGCGACTCTCGCCCGGCTGGCCGTCAGGCGGCTGGCCGAAATCAGGCACTTGCGCGCCCTGCGCATCCTCAGTCTGCCGTGCTCCACCGGCGAGGAGCCTTACTCCATCGCCATGGCCTTGCTCGATGCGGGCCTGGAGCCTCATCAATTCAAGGTCGACGGGCTGGACGTCAGCCCTCTGTCGATAGAGCGAGCCAGGGGGGCACGTTACGGCAGGAATTCGTTCCGAGGGGCGGACCTCGGTTTTCGCGAGCGGCATTTCACCCTCGACGGGGAGGGCTATCGCCTCAGCGAGCGGGTGCGCGAACAGGTGCGCCTGCAAGTGGGTAACCTGCTGGACCCGGCACTGCTGGCGAATGAAGCGCCCTATGATTTTGTGTTCTGTCGCAACTTGCTGATCTATTTCGACCAGCCGACCCAGCGAGTGGTGTTCGAGGTGCTCAAGCGCCTGACCCATCAGGACGGCGTGCT belongs to Pseudomonas sp. B21-028 and includes:
- a CDS encoding chemotaxis protein CheW, with the protein product MGEFEARRGAAPVARQTLFLMFCIGNERYALQAIDVVEVLPRLPLKPIARAPAWVAGVFAWRGTVVPVIDLCSLAFGQRAEARTSTRLVLVHYRPDEHLPGQVLGLILEQATDTLRCDPLEFQPYGLDNRQAPYLGPVREDAQGLLQWVRVNDLLDESVRALLFPTPPLSLDGVEAGP
- a CDS encoding CheR family methyltransferase — its product is MNSDQRFFDFLKERIGLDVTSVGTAIIERAVRQRIIAVPGRTADEYWHSLQASTQEQQALIEAVIVPETWFFRYPESFATLARLAVRRLAEIRHLRALRILSLPCSTGEEPYSIAMALLDAGLEPHQFKVDGLDVSPLSIERARGARYGRNSFRGADLGFRERHFTLDGEGYRLSERVREQVRLQVGNLLDPALLANEAPYDFVFCRNLLIYFDQPTQRVVFEVLKRLTHQDGVLFIGPAEGSLLGRLGMRSIGAAQSFAFSRQGAPDPQPLPALMPTPLPILQASPRVVSPAVRPRPFMASVTPIVEPKSSDAATLLASIAAQANGGNSAEARAACEQYLRSHAPNAQVFYWLGLLSDMAGSALEAQGFYRKALYLEPQHAEALVHLAALLASQGDAAGARRLQERAARSGRLADSERKR